ATCTTTCAAGATAAGACTACCACTGCATAGTGGCAATGAATCAATTAACTAGTTAGCAgccgcctccccctcccctctccatagacttctgcgtGTGAGGCTGACTATGGAGACTTGATTCTATACTGATGAGCACTGAAAATAAAGAGAAgaacagcctaataagtggagaagaaaacagatttctttactaagatatattacaaagtttcgtatagtcacctgtactattcatttatgaaaagtcggTTTACAATTGGAGGCACAAAGAGAACATAACTACTtgcatcaccactagagggagctgaggagcttactgcatactgtgtTATTATTGAGTTCAGTGTATAAACTGTATGCTCCAAGCTCCTGCTAATATTGGATACAGGTAATGGTCaggtcaggacatgctgggatttaTAGTTTCACAACAGTTGGAGGGCCACAGGCTACAGTGCCAGCCCTAGTACCCGACTACCTGTATAAGGTGATGTGCAATGTATGGAATAATTGCAACCAACTAAAGAAATTCACATATTTTATTAAGGACAAACAACCTTTTATGTGGAAGGAAACACAATGGACACCAGAGAAAGAAATCATTCAATATACAGTCGGAGGTAGTCGAGGCGATTAAAGAGCACTTATCACACACACTATGGACATCAATGACAGggtgttaattgattttcaacaCAGGCTTCAAGTATTTGACTCCCAAAGTACATGAATCTGTCAGTGAAGGAGGTTGGCACTCGTAGAAGAGCAGCACCTTGTATTAGCCAATAGCAGAATTGAACGCCATGTTATGTGCTCAGTagactgcccctagtggtgattgCACGCAGCCACAATTACATCATTCATTAATATGTCCATGCAGGAGACATTCAGAAATTACTTGGCAGTGAAATTCGCACCTAAAATGAAAATCTTACTAGGTCTGTGATGGAAACGTGTTAGTAGAAAAGTAAAGCAAACATTTCAGGGGAGTTCAAGGATTTATGAACTGGTGACTtattaggataggtcaacaattgaAGATCGAAGTCAGACacctggatcagctgtttgatgtgGCCGAGATGCTCCCCGTGCGCCACTTACGcctcacaggtcatgtgacatcacattcatcaatCACAAGCCCTATTGCCTGCTCtgccccattcaaatcaatgggctgagctgcgataccaagcacagccactatacaaatgtagagtgctgtgcttggttagtaatgaagaggctgcagcgctcaccCGGACTTTGTGGCCTCTTCAAAACCCAGATTTGCAGGGggacctgggtgtcagaccccatgaTCTTCAATTAATAActttatctttaggataggtcatcaattgttaGGCCTGGAAAACCTCTCAGAAGAACAAACTGCTTCATAGAGGAATTAAAGTGGTGTTCAGAGGTTAGAATAACATGCTGACACAGCTCCACTCTTGTACATTGGtgaagttgagctgcaataccagactcaaTCTAAACGAGCGCCGTATTAAACACAACCCATAAGAGAGACGCCATCATGGAGCCATGATTTCTAACATGTTATAGATGTCCTTCCTCTAGATTTCCCCTTCCTTTGGACTCCACGTCTGCTCGTGTGATTCCCTCCTCCAGTGTAATACCTGCCTCCACCTGTGGGTGTCACTATATGTCTTTATACTACGCTCAATCTCTGCTCACGAGGTCCAGCACacaatatataccgtacatatgaTGATATACAGGCCTTTCCAGTACAGAAACAATGATAGTGCAAAGTGACCTTACAAAAACTAGACTTTTTATGAAAAGATTTATAGACCTATTGCTCCTAGTTACATCTGAATAAATACTtagatatatctatatctaaACCAAATATAACAAATCACATTTTATACACAagaaaatctctttaaaggggttatcctgtttcgacaattgatgacctatccttagggtaaaccatcaatattagatatgcAGGGCCTGGGACCGCTACAGATCAGCCGCCCCAAGACTGCACAGCTGCCGGTATTGCTTACGTTCTGAGAGTGCCGCTGCTCACTCGCCGTACAAATTGTAGCGGTCGGTGGGTTTGGTACTACAGTGCTTCACCATCGAAATCTACGGCAAACAATACCGGAAGCTGCACTGTCTCAATAAAGTTGATCTGCGGTGGTCTTGGGTGTCGAACCGCCACAGAGCTAATGTTGATTACCTGTgccaaggacaggccatcaattctATACACCAGATAACCCCTTAATAGGTAGAAGAATAGTGtgatttttgttgtagatttttttttttgaatgtgtgacctcagcctaaggGGCGCTAAACTCCCAAAGTTGGCAGCTACTGGGGTGtattcacatgtagcagatttgTTACAGAATTTTCAGTGACTTCAGTTTCATTCACAAGAATAGGGGTGTTCTCAGTTACAATCCAAATGTGTGCCACCACCCCAGGTACTTTAATGGGGACCGCCGGAGTTCTCCAGTAGCTCCCAATGTAATGAATGGGGTAAATGTATGCGTTTCTGACTAGCTGCTCCATTCAAGTTGGGGTGCAAAACCTgtttcttgtgatcagtggggaaTCCCAGTAGTtcaacctccacagatcagcaagGACGAGTATAAAGGGGTAACTTGCTTGGAACTTCTTGTATCCAGACACCTCCTTTAAGGAACAGGCTTCTGACTACTTCACCACCCccagaaaaaaaatactgaattttATATTCAGTTCCTTCAGAACAGAAAGGAAAAAAATCCTTCAGTTGTGGATCTACAATTCCCTGGATAACGGACTGTGTGAGGTTCAGTGTAATATTCTTTTATATGTGTGAACAAAGCAAATTAGATCCAAAAACCAAAGCGGTAAAAAGACACGGTAAGGATGTGGTTATAGGAGAATATTTCACTGTCTGTTGATTAGGCAATGCACAAGTCACTCCACAAGCTGCAGCAGGTAAGTATACTTGCTGACACACCCACCTCCCATGATTCATTGCTTTAGGACATGATGTGGATACATAGGTCAAAACACACACATTAATATTGTCCTGCATTAGAAATGTGGGGTTGAGTCTGTGAATCACCATTTAATGCTGAGGCCTGAAGTGATCTTCTCTATGGCGTGGTATTGGGTGTGCAGCGCTGCCTTCACCTGGGGGCTATCCTCCCCTCCCAGCCACTGTGTGTAAAGCTCTTTTACTTTGTCATTGTGCTCCGGTGACTCTGTCCTTACAGACATGTACAGCTGCTCCACCCTCTGTAGCAGGTCCTTGCCGGCCTCTCCTTCTGCTCGGATCTGGCCACCTCCATTCAAACAGCCTGTATTAGAAATAACATTTAATATGTAACGTCACGTGTGTGCCTATAGCAATGCCCAAAGCGCCTATACAGCGTGGAATTGCCCTAGAGCAGGGATCAGCAACGTTTGGCACTTCActtgctgtggaactacaactttcagcatgctccattcacttatatgggtGCGTCCAAGGAGAGCGGAGCAAGTAGTCATGGAGCTGGTGTGCTGAAGGTTCCTTAGTCCTGCCCTACATCATAGGTCGCCAACCCTTTTGTTTGTCTTAAGTTAAGACCACATTTAAGAGATGAGTTACCTGAAGGACAGGCCATCACCTCCACATAGTGATACGCACAGCGCCCTCTTTTTAGCTTCTGCACCAGATTCTGAATATTCCGGAAACCATAAGCCAGTGCAAACTGCAGCAGCACCTGCCCGTCCTTCTCCAGCGTCACCTCTTGGAAGTCTTTGTTCCTGGACGGAGTAAAGGATGACCATGGATGAGTATTCAGCAGCTACAGGAGGGGGCATCACTACATGCACCCCCAATAAACTAAACAGACATCAGCTTGTAGAAATAATGATAGAGAGGCTCTTACTTTAGAGGCTTGTACTTGATCTCATCCACCTGGATGCCAAAGAGTTCTTGTGCTGCgtatttatatatatgttctaggtATCCACCAGATCCTCCTCCTTCATGTCCCAATGGTTCATTGTCCACTGCACTGCTAAACCTGTAGACACAACAGGTAATATCTAAGAAAACTGTGTCCAGTATATACCATTTGTAACTGGGCAGGGAGAGCGTATAGGGATTTTATAGTTTATATATAGAATAACTCTGCATAAACTGTTCAGACACTATGTacatacgttacttatcctgtactgatcctgagtaacatcctgtattatactccagagctgcactcactattctgctggtacagtcactgtgtacatacattacattacttatcctgtattatactccagagctgcgctcactattctgctggtgcagtcactgtgtacatacattacattacttatcctgtattatactccagagctgcgctcactattctgctggtacagtcactgtgtacatacactacttatcttgtactgatcctgagttacatcctgtattatactccagagctgcgctcactattctgctggtttagTTTTAAGGGGGAATGCCTCATTCGAAATAAATAGATACTAAATACTTACTGTGTGTCAAGCGGACATAGATTAACATCCGGCAAAGATATTCCCTCCTGCTCCAGCATCCGCAACACTTCCCCTTTAATAAACATCATCCTATTAGCAAAAGCCTTATAAAGCACAACTGCAATACCCAGGATATGATGGTCTGCAGCTCTTACCAGAAGTGATGACACAATCTACATCTCGTGTCTCGTACTCCTCACTGAAGAAGTCCGGCCTTGAGGCTTCCAGCTTCTTATCATAACATGGCATCACTGTCACATGGTAGATCTGGTTTGGACTGAGGTTCTGTGTAGGTTGGATTATAAATGCAAAAGTATTTATACTTAGATAATAAATAAtgtgatagatatgaaatagatagaatttttttaccttttccttTGCAAAGTAGTTCTTCACCAGCGATCCCATCACTTGCTGTGGAGATTTGATGACGCTGATATACGGGATAATAAAGGAGCCATGAGTTTTCTCAGCATAACAAATCCAACCTAGATGAGAACAGAAGTCAGTGTCACGGTGACCTTTATTCCGGACAGACGGTATATTGCTGCTTATCATATACTGCAGCGGTAGTCATAAGCGCACTCCAATATAAGCTGAGCTCTAGCAGGTAGGTAGGGGGGTCTTTAAAGGTTACTCTGTCACAGGCCCCACAGATAAATGGGTTAGTTTTACCTGAATCATACAgtagtttccccttgtgaatcaccaTTTTTGTTACcgaaatattgctgttttttttccaatatgcaaaggagctttttggagcaatgagagtgtTGTCATTGCCAcaaatagctaatttgcatattgacaaaactaatgatatctccgcaacagaggtcTCGACACGCGAGAGGAACAATACTGTGTGATTCAGGTGACGCATTTGGTTagatctatctgtggggctgggttctggtgacaaacgtCTTTCAAAAAGGGTTAAATGAAGGCAGAAAGAGATGGGCAATGTGTTGTCACAATTTGCCCCTCTGTGTATAAGTGATCACGTGGTGTGTAGGGTCTAGTGCCACAACACAGATTCGAGGAGCTTGTGCAATGTCCTTATAATAAAGGAAGACTGGAGCTCCACAGCCCCTAATACTGCACGTAAACAAGACATTGGGGGTATTTTCCTTTGTGCATATGTAGGAGACTCCTTAGCATCCTTcagtcagtgtatataatatatatatatgtaacctcTTTATGTACCTGGGCAGGCTGAGGCCAACATAGGCAGAgccttcttctcctcctgctgTCTCTTGTAGCGTTGTATAAATTCTCGCTGACTCTCCAACAGGCTGAAGTTTCTGGAGAAACTGGTGTCAAATACATAGTGGACCCCTAAAAGGTAAAGAAGACATATCTGCTAGGTATGTCATAAAGTGAGGACcaggagtctggaaaagctgagtgaAAATCACTTCTGTAATGGTGGCCATACTGATTGGCACTCAGCTTTTCCAGGTTATTTCATTTAAAGTGGACCTGTCATATCCTCTAACATTAGCATTGCTATATACCGCTAGATATCTGACAGTGTGCCGAATTCAGCTTTGCCAGTATTTGTCCCGTTggcggagatatcagtgccgtttcGGCACAGATAtccccccactgtcagaaggtgtTGTcgttacagctcagcgtcattgctgtatTGTGAGGAAAGCCTCCGTGACACTATTTGTACTGTCAGTGAGGATGTGTTCCTCCCAGCCCAAATATGACGTTGagctataatgccccccttatgaCAGGGAAAGGATATCAGTGCTGACACTAATGGAACTGATATCCCATATACTGGGGTATataccagcaaagctgacagtgccagCGCGTTGTCAGCTTTCtaatagtatataatactgcaggcCTCAGATCTTTAAGTAACCCCTGTTAAAAAACCTTAATAATGAACCGTTTTTTTTTGGGACGTCCACTCAGAGTTGCTATAGGAGGTATTAGTTGGTTCCCTCTGGTAGCAGTGGTGCAAACCACAAATGGATCCCCCAGCTTGTCATATTGACTCTCGCCATAACTAATAGATGGTACATCAACCTCCATTTCCACAGTTTCCATCTTACCTAGCTGTTTGAAGAACGCAGTCAACTTCTGTGCCGTTTCTTGGATGCTGAGGTTAAACTTTGCGGCCAGAGAGGCTCGTGACTGTGGAGAGATGGACACCACAACCAGCTTGTGCTGCAAAAGATCCTCGACCTTAGGAAGAGCCAGAATATTGTGAGATGGGGCcacaataaaatataacgttTAATGTATTGAAAATTCTGCATCGACTTCATCCGAGTTTAATTTTTATTCATCTGCAGATATGGTGTCACATTCACTACAGCCCTTCCAGGGCCTTTCCTTCAGTGATGTTACAGTTTAGCAGTCCTTTGCGTCTGATAATCAGAGGTGACAGTCACACATAGGGGAGGAGAGGAGGTTGCATAGGATATATGGATGTCATTGAGTAGGCTTTCCTGCTTAGAATTCCCTCTATGAGCCAGAATGGGGAGCAGCTGTTGTTGTTGGTCACActacacctttaggctaaggcccacatagcagaaaagcgctgccggaaaaaccacggcagtctTACATTCAGGTGTGACTGCAGGCAATCCCCATTACCCTTCTTTTCCAATGTCAAGTGCAGCGGGGTCCAGGAAGTTTCAGTATAAGGAGCTAACTATACTGCCTTGACATGGACCCTATCAAATAGCAAATCATATCTCAGCTCCTGAACCCCTGTGAGACTTTAcgaaacattagagatgagtgaacactattcggaacagccgttccgaatagcacgctcccatagaaatgaatggaagcggccggcacgcggggggttaagcgaccggctgccggcaaagtctgcgtgccggccgcttccattcatttctatgggagcgtgctattcggaacggctgttccgaatagtgttcgctcatctctactaaacattACCTTGTTTTGCTCGAGTATCTTGTACAGCTCCTCATGACTCTGCTGTGTGATCAGGACGGTCTCTGCGGAGGTCACACACCCACTGCAGGCCAGACAGTCGTTGAGGGTGATCTTAGCCTTCTCCAACTTCTGAGAAGCTCCATCCTGTAGGACAAACAGACCCGGCcatcagtgtattatatacaaacTTAGCACACATCATGGTGTGGAGTGCTTTATGTCCTTCACTTTGTATTTATCCGTACAGTCTGATTATAAGGCACTGGTTTCTAGCAAAGAACTGGAATTTTCCGTTATAGCGGTTTCcctcagtgtgtggatgggattaccacGTTGCTGGTACTGCGTTCTTGCAACGTGGAGCGTTAGCCCTAACATTAGAGGATGTCTGAGCAGTCAGAATCCATTAGACAGTCCATAAACGCTCATAACTCTCATCATCCTCACCTGGCTGACTTGAAAATAACTCCCATCGTCTTCAATGCGTATCTTGGCCGCTCCTCTTCCAGGTTTCTTCTCAACTTTAACTGGTTTTATACAATCCTACAGGAGAAGAAAAtgacatattatattataatctCCTGATATGGAGTAATATTATACTGCATAGTATTCATGCACCGTAGGCTACCCCCGGGGGTCTGTGTATTAAAGGGGCGGATGATTTTGCCAGGGGAAAGCCATGGCCGTACGTAATACGAGGACACGTAGAGTCTGCGAGTCCTGGAGCCGCTCTCCTTCTTCTAGGAAACCATTGCAACAAATCcacagctgt
This region of Leptodactylus fuscus isolate aLepFus1 chromosome 8, aLepFus1.hap2, whole genome shotgun sequence genomic DNA includes:
- the CIAO3 gene encoding cytosolic iron-sulfur assembly component 3 is translated as MASHFSGVLQLTDLDDYIGPSQDCIKPVKVEKKPGRGAAKIRIEDDGSYFQVSQDGASQKLEKAKITLNDCLACSGCVTSAETVLITQQSHEELYKILEQNKVEDLLQHKLVVVSISPQSRASLAAKFNLSIQETAQKLTAFFKQLGVHYVFDTSFSRNFSLLESQREFIQRYKRQQEEKKALPMLASACPGWICYAEKTHGSFIIPYISVIKSPQQVMGSLVKNYFAKEKNLSPNQIYHVTVMPCYDKKLEASRPDFFSEEYETRDVDCVITSGEVLRMLEQEGISLPDVNLCPLDTQFSSAVDNEPLGHEGGGSGGYLEHIYKYAAQELFGIQVDEIKYKPLKNKDFQEVTLEKDGQVLLQFALAYGFRNIQNLVQKLKRGRCAYHYVEVMACPSGCLNGGGQIRAEGEAGKDLLQRVEQLYMSVRTESPEHNDKVKELYTQWLGGEDSPQVKAALHTQYHAIEKITSGLSIKW